ATTTTGTCTCACATGACCGCGatgattttgaattttgaaatggTTTTTATTCTACATTAATCGTTTAAGTAAATCAGTCCTTTGAAAGTATTTGAGCAGTTTTTGATGATTTCCACTACAGGTATACTTCCTTCTGTGAACTCCACAAAGAATTCCTCTGTAACACGTGCCGAGAGAGTGTCGCTCACCGGAACTGCCGCGTGACAAAGCGTGTGATCGAGGCGACGGGGAACATCACGAAGGCAGAAACCAAGCTGAACGTTATCAACACTCTCAAGCGTGACGAACGCAGCCAGGGAAAGCACCTGCTAAAGCTTATTAAACAGGTTGACGCCATCCAAGGGAAACTTGAGCGTTGCCGTCAATATCACGTGGAGCTATATTGTAACTACGTTAGGCAGGTGCGCGctttaatatcatgtttttttttgtacgTCTGTAATGTTCGTGGACACGTTGCATGTAGAGAAATAGTGTAGAGATATTGTAAAATGAAaggtattattttattaagctatttttcacaataaatttctcaaaaaaggttttctgacaTAAATAGGGAAATCAAGACTGGACAAAAGCATTCTGTGATATGCCGTGCACATCACAACGTCGTTGTGACGTTCACACTTCTATTTCCCATCAATGTTGACTATAGTTTCGGAACAAGTTTCCGCACacgtgtttgtgttttaaataaaccatttatCATGCAACATCAACAGCACCGCGAACTATCACAAATGGATATACAAACATGCAcgtcttatttatttcaaagaattGTATTTAAATCTCACCAATGAATGTGCcatcaataaataaagatattaaccATGGCCCAAACACCATGGTAACGTTATATATGCACTCTTTTCATCTTAATACTTTTTTACTGCTCAAAACATTTGCCCATTGACTTTCGCGGTTGAACATAGTATTTCTGGACACATCTCGTATTTTATCCCAACAAAAATAGCCGGTAAGTCAAGGCAGCGGGACTATGGACCGGAATGAATTGATCAGCATTTTTTGTTAACTGTAATGCACAAAATAGGGTTCGTTCACAGAATATGACGTATCTCTCATGGACGCCGGAACAGTTGCATTTATCGATGACAAATTAACGCTTTTGTGCACGCTTAACATGACCGTCAACGTATTTTGACCAGTGCAAAATAGATAGCGCCATTGAAGTTTGTTTGTAGGAACAGATATCTATTTTCCCGTTTCCAGGCAACTATTACCGAACAAAAGACAGAGGCGGTCGATGCCCTCAAAGGAAAACTGGTGTTCGATAAGACGCACCAGGATCATGACGTCATCAACAACACAATGACCAAGGTCGAGGACATCCTTACACGTTACGTGGACGTCTTCTATGACGTTACAGATGCCGAGGAAAAGGCTATGAAATCTGAAATCAACAAAGGGATATTGGATATTGAGAAGATTCTTGCCCGGCCTGCTTTCGGTATGTCTGTTTCAAAACGGAATGCAATTGCAGTGCTTTTTACTAAATATTCACCCCCATTTAAAGTCTCAAATCTCTTAGTACGGAACGTTATGTTAGAATACTATCTAAGGCTCTTGAAATACTTCAGATCCCAGAGCTCAAAGAGGCATTTGCTCCCTGCGTCTCCTACAAAGGAACTGGGTAAATTCACAGTTTTAAGCATTCCCTGACatttcttaaagggactgtgtcacagattggcaccaaaaaaagttgttgttttttctgtaacgaatctcaggacaattatctaatagaatgtgttacgctttgatatcataattgtaataaaagtaccaaaatgaaaaaaaaaaattgtgtcggagaccgggttcgaacccgcgtcgccaaaatttgatccagcgtcttactcacggcgctacaaaggcttattctaatcgggtgacataattaagctatacacctacctcggtaatatcacgtgataacaccgactagccaattacgcataaggaatgaattctacctgatagacatacccagtaatctttttaatggaaaaatacgaaataactgctaaactttaaaaaaaatgtggtacttcagttagtaagtttcaatgcattgtacacatcgatgccaagtttatgtcaattttcgacaattttctttttttttcgctattttatcatacgtgggACAGCCCCTTTAAGGCTCTGACCCGACTCACAATGTATTGAGTGCTTTGTAGGAACGTACTATGGTGTAACCCAAACTTGTAGTTAAGCGCGATGTGTTACGCGGTATGCCTGTctgcctgcctgtctgtctgcctTTATGTCTGCAAAATGGATTGAATCCAAAATACATTCCTAGACTATGACTATTCATATAAATcgtatgttaaaacaaaatcagttttgttttcaacaGACGCGTTCATTGCAAAGAAAGACCCATTGGTGACGGAGAAGCCGGCAGCAGCTAAGAAGCCCGGAAAAGAAGCCAGGGCTGTAGAGATCCCCTTAACGAAGACCCTTCCTCCTGCCAAGAAAACGGACGGCAAGATAAAACTAACTAATTTGAAAAACCTCGTCTTATTATGTTAttgatttgttaaaatgaacatgaaatgatcaagtttcaaaccatccatccatccattatccatccatccatccatccattcatacatcgattcattcattcattaaatcCAGAGCTTGACTTGGAGAAGGAACCTCTGCATATGTGTAAGAAGCACATTGATGACACGTTGTCAGAGGAGGCATTCCGGCGGCTAGGCAGCCAGTTCCTGTCGGTTGGCGCCATTGTTCACGGAAAGATGGCCGGTACCGCCTTCCGGGTGGGATCCAGCTATGTCATGACGGCCGCGCACACTGTCCGGGATATTGTGGGTAtgttgatttaataataataataataataataataataataataataataataataattataatcttattattattattattattattattattattattattattattattattatttttatattaaatgattgtataTGCATCATATAGCTAAAGTCGGGAAGCaaaatgtgtatacatgtaagAGCCTTTGTCTACACAATTAATTCACTAGTAGACAAGTTCTGGTCTCTTCTATTCATTCTTCAAGACCCAGACCGTAAAGGGAATGCTGACTGGACCGCTCTGGATGATCCTGGAGTcttcttgacctttgactcccCGATGACGTCACAAGGTCATAAGTACCGGTTGAACCCGCATGTGTGTTTTCTCGACGACGACCTGAACGTAGCGGTCCTTGAGGTGATGATGGTCGACGGCGAGCCACTCCCGCCTCCGGTCGTTCTCACGCGAAAAGACTTGCTGTCTGTCGGAGTTCCGGAAGTGTCCGTTATCGGGTACGGACACGTTGGTTCTCACAGCAAACATTTGGACGTCAAATGTGGCGTCTTAAGGCGGGATTCCGATAGAGTTGTAGAGGTATGAGTGAATATAAAAGTTTGAAATGGTTGCACTTGCCGTAAACATGATTTTTCTAAAAACTTTAAGAcgcatattcatatatattacTAATAAGCAACTATTAGATATAACGGATAGGGTAGTCACCATGTATTCAAAGCAGAGTTGCATTTTTGgtttattaatacatgtttgttattatattcGTTTATCCTGAAGGCCCTGCTATGGTTGAAGAGGGAGGAACGAAAGCATAGGTGTAACCTGTTTGTGCGACAAAAGGACGCCACTTCCGTCACGTGGAACTATAACGAAATGCACGCGCATGGCCGGATAGCACTTGACTGCTGTATGGAGTACCGGGCACTCGGGGCTCCCGTCATTGTCGACACGGGTAATTTAagaacatttaatgttttacaattacttctgataaaattaaaaacttattttcaaaactCACAACTATGAATTCAACAGATGCTTTACAGTCGATTTAGTTAGTTAAATGACTTTTGATTgccataattatatattatgtaaactttGTATATCAACTATTTTCGTTAATTTCCACTTGCTTACAGGTCCTTCCGGTGTTGAGGTTCTGGGTGTTCTCACCGACAGTACACCCGACTGTATAACCGAGTGGCCGCGCTCCATACAGGATCGCTACAACGAGTACAGGTTCGAGATCGCCACTATGACGTCAGCAATTTACGAGAAAATGCGCTTCGAGACAAGATCTCTCGCAGACGACATTTTCATACGAGATAAAAACTATTATGACTATTCCAAGTACGAGCGGGAATCGACTGCTACATCTGATGGAATAGGAATGCTGTCTTTTTCCGATACGTCAGAAGAAACTGTGACATCAGCGACACCAGACAGAGTGAAGACATCATCCACCTTGACGTCATGAATGAACCAATGATAGAAACTCAGGAGTATTTACCATGTAACAAATGTATTCACTTTCAATGGATTCAAGATGAAAAAGAAATCGACACTACAATGATATTGATCATTATTTATGTgttagaatgttttatttgacataCTAGTATGATGATACATTAAAGTGCAATGAAATGTACAACATACTCAATATGGATTATCCTAATACGTTAGAATTGAGATAAACATTTGACAATCGTATACACCATACAGTacaatggcttaaaatgtacatgtgtatattaacAATCTTATTTATTACACAAGAGTGaattgataacaatttcattgtATAACAACTTCAAACACATTTCAAGGTTGCACGTTACATACGTGCCAGATTGTATATTACATAAACTTGCAACGTTCAAGGTCGTACATTGCAAACTATCGCAACGTTCAAGGTATACATTGCAAACACTCGCATTGCAAACACTTGCAACGTTCAAGGTCGTACATTGCAAACACTTGCAACGTTCAAGGTCGTACATTGCAATCTCTTGTCGAGTTCAAGGTCGTACATTGCAAAAACTCGCAACGTTCAAGGTCGTACATTGCAAACACTTGCAACGTTCAAGGTCGTACACTGCAAACACTTGCAACGTTCAAGGTCTTACAGTGCAAAAACTTGCAATGTTCAAGGTCGTACATTGCAAACACTTGCAAAGTTCAAGGTCGTACACTGCAAACACTTGCAACGTTCAAGGTCTTACAGTGCAAAAACTTGCAATGTTCAAGGTCGTACATTGCAAACACTTGCAAAGTTCAAGGTCGTACACTGCAAACACTTGCAACGTTCAAGGTCGTACATTGCAAACACTTGTCGAGTTCAAGGTCGTACATTGCAATCACTTCGAACGTTCAAGGTCGTACATTGCAAAAACTGGTAACATTCAAGGTCGTACATTGCAAACACTTGCAACGTTCAAGGTCGTACATTGCAAACACTTGCAACGTTCAAGGTCATACATTGCAAACACTTGCAACGTTCAAGGTCGTACATTGCAAACATTTGCAACGTTCAAGGTCACACATTGTAAACACTTGCAACGTTCAAGGTCGTACATTGCAAAAACTTGGAATGTTCAAGATCATACATTGCAAAACCCGCAACGTTTAATGTCGCACATTGCTAAATCTCGCAACGTTCAAGGTTGTACATCGCAGAATCTTAAAACGTTCAATGAGGCACCTTGcataaatttttaatttattaacagtgtAATAACAGAATACACTTGGAATTTATCATCAGTGTAATAACTTGCAACGTTCAATGCTGTATATTGTATAAGCTTTGGATTGCCTATCGGTGAAATTCATGGTGCTCCAAAGACAATCAACACcatttatagttttattatttaaaaaagacagACAAAATGAACTTTGCATTATCAACAACCTTAACATtaagtatgaaaaaatacatatcattATTTCCGATTAAaagtgtatataaatattaagatctattacaaataaacttgtacaataaaacaagaaattaatttaCTGATATGATAACGATGAGATTTAAATGGTATAactatgtacatgttttatgcatattgtATGAGTGGTGTATAAAACTGGAATTCTACCTTACTGAAAGACGGCAAGTACATCACATGAAGTTGAACACAATTGTTAGAGTATTGTAGAAGGCATTTACACTGCATTAAAACGAAAAAAGGAACCATATAAACgtgtaaaatacaaaaaggtaaaacaaaGTCCCTATATTACAGACAATAATATAAATGCAcgacaatgtttaaaatagtgTGATTTGCATCTTCATCAAACCCTTAATATTTAATTGGCTTCAAATCCATTTTCGTCAAATCTGTGATTCGTATGTGACCCGAGAAGTCGCTGAAACTCCCGAACGTCCGGTGGACAGAGAGCGGGTGCTACCAACCATGGACGTCCCACTTGGGTACCGCTGAAGGAAACAGACATTTGCTCACTGATTGTGATGTATGCTTAAATAAAGGATGCttgcaaataaacaaagggTTGTTTTTTGGTTGTGAATGTTGATCATTAACGACTTGTATGCGATTGTGACATATTTACCCTGACACTGTTCCCATTGGCTATATGGATGCTGCCTAATGAGCTGCCGGAATATGCCCTGTTGAGCTGGCCCTTTTCCGTGAACGGGTCCACCACAAACCCCGGCACGCGCTCCACCAACCTCCTGTGCTTCACCAGGGCCGGACCCCACTCCCGGGAGGGGACAGTAATCAGTCGTAGTTTCTGTTTATGAAGAAGGTAATTATCATAGTTACAGTGCAGGGGTAATCTGTATGAATAGCCAGCGCTCGTGGATTTGAAAAGCTGGGATTTTGTTCAAGTATAAAATTTCCCATACTCGATATAAGTGCCCGAGAACTCATTACGTAAGATTATAATGAGGTTGTGATCAGCTTCATTTTACCCAAGcatgatacaaatatattgcTGGGTACTACAAACTGGCTTTAGATTTAttgcaaatcatttaaattctGTCCTCCAGGGATGGACTAGTAAATACAGAATACAGTTTTAAAGGGTGGATAATAAAATGCGTTTGATCGGAAGACTATTGCCAGGTAGCCTATGCTATGGTTTGCATGAAAAGACATAAGACTGATAATTTACTAAGTTGAAACCTATGAAGCAGTACACTTGATTGTGATGCAGTTTGTTTGTAGGGCGCTTGATGGGTTCGGCTTCATGGAATTGCCAGTGTACGCATGACATACAAGATGACATGCATGCAGTCAACACGAATTTCAACCCGTAACTTGTTGCGTTGTTGGTTTAGTTCTTACAACAACCTGCGGAATGGGTTAGATTCATAAGATCTCAAATGaagttacatgtttattcattcatacccaagcatcaagtgaaatacaatactacagGCATAGCTATATAGGAAACATAGTATTCAGTATGAATAACTGCAATAGAGAAATATGCTGTAGTATATAAAGAATTGTGTCCCTTAGATACATTAAGATTAAGAATGCAACATAACTTACCCCTAGCAGTGTATCATCATCGTCTTCCTTGTACAGTTTGTATATGGCGACACCCGGGATCCAGATGACGGACACTAGCGCTAGAAGCCAGCCCACCCCGTCAACCCAGCCCGGGTAGACGTAATCCCCGTACGTCACCGCTGCGTAGTCCACCCACGCGAACACCAGAATAAACTTAACGAGAAATGGAAGGGTTTTATAATATCTGGAATAGTATGAATGGCGGATGACATAGTTTCAAGAATTCATTTGGAATCAAAAACACTGGGAAGCGAACGCAAGGCTCATCAgattggttgttgttgttgttgtttttcagtcgAACACGGGGCATAACTCGACAATAAGTAAAAGTCAGGGTTATTGGCCTTGCTGTTCGTGTATCTGCCAACATATTAAgcatgtttcatttcaatatcttgcACGGTTGTTGAGTTGTTGCCAAAGTTAAAGTGTTTACACTACGACAACGACGACACCACCGCCGACGACGACACCGACGACACCACCGCCGACGACGACACCGACGACACCACCGCCAAGGACGAAAACGACGACACCACCGCCAACGACGACACCGACGACACCACCGCCGACGACGACACCGATGACACCACCGCCAAGGACGACACCGACACCATCACCGCCAACGACGACACCGACAACACCACCGCCGACGACGAAAACGACGACACCATCGCCGAGGACGACACCGACAACACCACCGCCGAGGAGGACACCGACGACACCACCGCCGACGACGACACCGACAACACCACCGCCGACGACGACACCGACAACACCACCGCCGAAGACGACAACGACGACACCACCGCCGAGGACGACACCGACAACACCACCGCCGACGACGACACCGACAACACCACCGCCGAGGACAACACCGACAACACCACTGCCGAGGACGACACCGACAACACCACCGCCGACGACGACACCGACGACACCACTGCCGAGGACGACACCAAGACTACGACAAAATATTTACGTTCTTTCTTCGTAACACAGACGAGCTTAAAACTAATCAAAATATGGCCTCATATATTTGGatatactttaaattaaaacaggTATGTGGTACATTTATGTTCAACAGCACAGAGTAGTTCATTAGTTATTAGTTTGAATAGCAAGTGGCCAGTACTCACAGCGATTCCAATAGGACATGTGGCCATCCACGTGACCTTCCAGAACAGCGCCGGTGGACGCCCGATCATTAACTCTATGTCGTCACAAAACCGGCGACAACCTGGGGAAGAAGGTACAgaataatgtttttgtattttcgtTTAAATTTCTGCTTATATTTCCGTCATTTTAAAAGGTTGGttacaacatatataaaaaacttgTAGTATTAATGAAGTAAGTAATAAGGCGTACCGTACACGTATGTGACCGCTAATACTTCAGTAAGTcctataaataataaagaccATCCAGCCACATAGTAGTCGAGGATCTGTAGAATATACACTCCTCCCTGCAAGTGAATGTAGCATATTGATAGAGCAAACAGGCATTATGGACGAGATACGGCTGTTATGGTTTATCTAAACAAGGAGTAGGACTGAACAATGTGTTTTCTGTAATTTAAATATTCTGGTAATTACGTATGCATGCATTCAGCGTGGTTACGTACGTTTTCAACTAGTCAAAACAATGTTAACGTCAGTATCATATACTCTAGTACGTGTTTTCCCATGTATTAACGAAAAAAATCCACCCACCGGAGTGCACATTGGGAGTCCGAGTAGGAAGGAAAAGAAGCAGAGTGCGCCGATGATGGGCGTCTTGTACTTCCGGAGGCCCGGGAACGAG
The sequence above is drawn from the Mya arenaria isolate MELC-2E11 chromosome 14, ASM2691426v1 genome and encodes:
- the LOC128218533 gene encoding uncharacterized protein LOC128218533, yielding MESKRAPTKKLAEKWRRPSVSDDVTTCKICSRNLVEPRTLPCMHSFCEECILVLLQCYENQNKLDRTFNCPTCRVRTPCHVLGKVSRHWIKMFPRKQILDSMKEAILVVEEMCNPCSMTWKITPASAFCTECHVYTCAACQIDHKNNPQTKHHHMANYVVKEMKNVPVANISKFNCKQHKNLRYTSFCELHKEFLCNTCRESVAHRNCRVTKRVIEATGNITKAETKLNVINTLKRDERSQGKHLLKLIKQVDAIQGKLERCRQYHVELYCNYVRQATITEQKTEAVDALKGKLVFDKTHQDHDVINNTMTKVEDILTRYVDVFYDVTDAEEKAMKSEINKGILDIEKILARPAFDAFIAKKDPLVTEKPAAAKKPGKEARAVEIPLTKTLPPAKKTDELDLEKEPLHMCKKHIDDTLSEEAFRRLGSQFLSVGAIVHGKMAGTAFRVGSSYVMTAAHTVRDIVDPDRKGNADWTALDDPGVFLTFDSPMTSQGHKYRLNPHVCFLDDDLNVAVLEVMMVDGEPLPPPVVLTRKDLLSVGVPEVSVIGYGHVGSHSKHLDVKCGVLRRDSDRVVEALLWLKREERKHRCNLFVRQKDATSVTWNYNEMHAHGRIALDCCMEYRALGAPVIVDTGPSGVEVLGVLTDSTPDCITEWPRSIQDRYNEYRFEIATMTSAIYEKMRFETRSLADDIFIRDKNYYDYSKYERESTATSDGIGMLSFSDTSEETVTSATPDRVKTSSTLTS